TATACACTGAGGGACTCCAAAATGTTCATATTGTGACACAGGCCTTCAGGGTTCTGCATGTTCTGGCCTCCCTCTAGCTTTCCAGCTTCAtctcctgtttctcttctctaaCATCAACCTCCTTGCAGTTCCTTTGGACACAGTTCTGTCctaggacctttgcacttgctgttctctctgcctgccttatAGAGTTGTTGTGAATGCTGCTCTataaaaaatgcttagaaaaatgCCAGGGACATAGTTGGGGTTCAGTAAATGTCTTCTAATGTGCAGTAATTAACATTTCAGGTTTATaatatgttttctgatttttctgctTAGAAACTGTGCATAATAGGTGTATTTTTtaatgcatctttttaaaattaggaatttgATGAATCTTCACCCAAACAACCTACAAATCCTTATGCATCATCTAAAGCAGCTGCTGAGTGTTTTGTACAGTCATACTGGGAACGATATAAAGTAAGAACTGATTTCAGAACTCCTtttgaatcatttttcttttgacttagGTGATACAACTCCAAGTTATCATTAGCCACATTCCATTTTTAGAGTTGAAGACATAGATTGAGGAGTTTATATATTAAGgagtttaaaatacttatttcctATATTGTGTGGACAAAGTAGGACCTACTTCTTGTTCAGTTCACCACTTAAAGGaataatttatgtatatgttttcTACTTCAGTGGTACGTAGAGTATTACAGGTGTAGGGAAAAGCCCTCTTGGAATATCCTGATTCCCAGAATCCTGTGGAAGACAGTGGGGGCCAGATTCTGTGACCTGCCACATGCTCGTCTCTGCATGGTTCACCTCTCTTGGCTCCTCGTGAGTGGGAGTTgacattttcttgccttttgttttCCATAGCACCGGCCCTTTTCCCTTTCGTAGTAGCTCTTTTTATTTGTAAGTGTTGGTGCATCAGGGAAAGACAACGTGAAGTTTCACATCTAACCAAACCTAAGGTCCAAGACGCAGTCTCTGAAATCATTGGGTAGACATTCCCTTAATTTCCTGCTATCAAACCTAACTAACCTGCCCCCATCTATATTCATCCTGCTCTTGtcccaggaaagaaaatattccttttccttttacgagcctctgcctttctctgaaTCCTATCTTCTCCCATATTTTCAGGAACcttacatcagaaaaaaatcccTTCGCTTCTGTCCTTAAGGTGCGTGGAGTTACTTAGCTGCAGGTGTCCATCTTTTAGGACTGCGTATCTTCAGAAAATCATTACAATTGGACCTCTTATTGCATTAACATTGACTACTTTTTTAAGTTTCCAGCCGTCATCACGCGAAGCAGTAATGTTTACGGACCACATCAGTATCCAGAAAAGGTACATTTTGTGAATCCATGGTGTGTTTTTAGTGATTATAGCTTCTCATTATTTAAGATAATCTCTCTTCAGTTATTTGTCTGGAATAATTTCTGCTGTAATTGTACATAATTATAAGCACTGTATAGGCCACACATGCAAATCTCATCAGGTTTAGAGTCTGAAGACCTGAGTTCAAGTCTCAACCTGACACCAGATGGCGTGACCTTAGGCCCTTGGAGCATCATCTTTGAATTGGGGGATAATGAAAATACTCAGAAGGGATTTTTGAAGGATCCAGTGAGATGATAATGTGGAAATGCCTGGTGCTCTTCACGATTTTGAAGCACTATAGAGCATTCTGTCATGTTGCTGAAGACTCCTTCCTGGTTTGCAATCTAGAAATTTGAGAGCTAGTTAGAGAGTCCTGCGGGAAGCTTGTACAGAAATTTGTCTTCCCGTCTGCTGACTCACTGTTCCCCAGCTCCTCTTTACTGTTGCTGGCCTGAATGTCTTCCAGAAAGTAGTACAAGTAGTGAATAAAGAAATGTAGTTAAAAGGCTGAACCAACTGTGCAGTTGGTTCTGTTATCATTAAGCCTAATTGAAGTAACCATTACCTTCTGTGCCTAAAAATTTGGAGATAGGGTTTTTCACTTTCCAGCTCATTGCATTTATCTATTCGGCCAAAGAAAGGGGCCATGTCATGATCTCTTGGTCTTAATATCTACTTTGCTTCATTTGGGAAGTATCTTTCAGAGGTGCGTTGTAAGTTTAATAATATATCTCACCCTGTTTAACATGACTTTTCTTTGAGGTCAATGGCACTGGGATTTACTTCTTATTAATTTCACAAGCACTGATTGAATAGGTGCTGTATGCAAAGCAATAAATAAGATATGATTCCTGCCCTTATGAAATCAAAGGTGAGCTTTTGTGATGAGACCAAACTGTTCATGAAgactttttctgaatttttacaCTATTTGTATCATTTTGTCTTTATGTTTGTCCAGCAGATATCTTGTTTTTGTGAAATAGGAAGCTATTTTAGAGTTCTCTCACTTATCAAAATTACAATAGCTTTTTTCTTGAACTGATAAGAATTAGAATTTACCTCTATGTATATTTCTTAATAATCATAATCTATTAATCTTAAGATGAGTTAGATTCATATTAATGAGTGAATTTCCAATGTCtgaaatgatatttaaatattcttttaggttattccaaaatttatatctTTACTACAACACAACAGGAAATGGTATGTTATTATTTACCTTTGTACCCATATGTTTTTCTGGTATGTGGATAGTATTCAGTGACAGCCTTTCTTGAAAATCATAGTCTTAAGAGTTGAAGGCCATAGAATGGAATGTTTCAACAAATTTATGAATTCCTTCTACAATCAATGTGATGGTTCTTTAAATAATTACAATCTGTTACTCATCTTTATAATTTACTtagataatttgaattttttttataatttcaattctTAAATAATGTATCCTAGAACTTTGAATTATCGCATTAAGATCTGACATCagtctttatataattttacttttccaaaGGATTTATCTAATTCACAGAGCTATACATATTTCTTCAAGATGAATTTAAGGTAGAAAACTGATGAATAACTTATTTCTCAGGGGTCATTTATATGTTTGCAACTTACCTACCCCCTGAGTGCTGTAGGAGGTTCGgtggtcatttaaaaattacggataaaatttagaaaagtcaTGAGAATTTGTGTTTTCAGTAAGAGATTTCTAGGCTCCCCATGGAAATTGGCTTCTCTGGAATTGTGTTACCCTGGTTGGGGAGAGCTTACTTTTTATACTTTATGATCcctttcatttaatctttttagcTGCATTCATGGATCAGGGCTTCAAACAAGAAATTTCCTTTATGCGACTGATGTAGTAGAAGCATTTCTCACTGTCCTCAAGAAGGGGAAGCCAGGTGAAATTTACAACATCGGAACCAATTTTGAAATGTCAGTTCTCCAGCTTGCCAAAGAACTAATACAACTggtatgtatatattgcaaaaggGTAGTGTTTTCAGAATTGTCATTAAATTAGTGGCACTAATCATTTAGTCAAAATCAGCAATTTACAATTTACTCAGTTGGAAAGTGaatgagtaaaaaaaatgaaaagtacatgGAGATATGTCATTACTGGACGTTCTGTCACTCATTTATAACAGCTTTTCAGGAAAATAACAATCCTAACACATTCAGTGTAGATATTCATTATAACAAATACCTCAATGTCAGAATACAAAACTGTGTGTGCTAATCTTAAGGATCGATGACCTGTAAGTAATTATAGTTGggagtgtatgtatgtatgagtgAACATCAATTCTCAGTCTCAGGATTCAGTAGAAAGGGAGACTTGGTGTACTGAAATACTCTTCCTTTACACTGCTCTCAGAATACTTTGTACTCCAAACATGTGGGTTTTCCAAACCAAGAAATTCTCAGAGACAAGCTGAGTGACCTCttatttaactcaattctgacattatctGCCTGGAGACGGCTTCAGATCCCATAGGCTAAGGGCTTAGTCCTCCCAAGGACGATCCCCTGCTTCATGCGCCAACCACAAAACCTGGTTGtcccctgtgcttctgaccacTGGCGATAGGGCAGAGGTGTTTAGCCAGAGTGACTCACAGAAGTCACACACACAGCGACTCACTGGCTCATTGCAAAGGATAGAAGTCAGGAACAGCCAGAGGGAGGAGATGCCTGGGGCGAGGTATGAGAGAGGAGCATGGATTGATCATGCACTCTCTGGGCCTGCCACCTTCCCAGTACCTGCATGTTTTCAGCAGCTCAGATGTTCTCCAAacccccttgttttgtttttttatggagacttcattaAGTAGTCATGATTGGTTAAATCATTGACCACTGGCTATgaattcaacctccagccctcaGAGCACAGGGTTGGTTCccttggcaaccagcccccatccttaggggctttccaaaattcactcattaacataaactctgGTGTGCTTaaaaggggcttgttatgaatagCAAAAGACACTTTTatctctcatcacttaggaaattccaagggtttaggAACTtggataaagaccaaatatatccTTCATATCATAAATTACAGTATCATACTGAATAATAACCAAGagtcaaaaaattaattttctcccCTAGTTTATGCAGCGTGTATTCCGTGTGAGCTTCAGATGGAATGTGGGTTATAAAGCATGGAAAGTGTTACTAAAATGCTCTTCATTTTAGCTGTCTCCTCCACTTTGAaggggttatttttcttttgtaaagatttatttatttatttgagagagagagagatagagtgtgcgcatgggcaggggaggggagaggagagggagagagaatcttcaagctgactccgtggggctcgatctcacgacccagagatcatgacttgagccaaaatcaagagttaggtgCTTAACAGAGGGCATCACTGAGGCACCCCAAGGggttgtttttcttgtctttttaatcaGCTATTGAATACCTTTGTTATTCTCTGgtcttgttttgtaattttgaCTCAAAAGCCTTCTCCATTTTGACAGATCAAAGACACCAGTTCAGAGTCCGAAATGGAAAACTGGGTGGATTATGTTAATGATAGGTGAGTTACAAGTTAAAACATTGGGGAAAGGTTGTGAAATCTTAGATACTTAtacaattctaaaatatatggACTTAACCAGAAACTACTATTATTGCTCTTGAATTTTCAGCTAAAATACTTTTTCCTAATTATGTGTCAGAAGAATAAAGTGTAACATTATtgcctactagctgtgtgactaaAGAAAGTTACTGACCTTTTCCAAGTCTGACGTCTCCTCGAAtgtgaaatagggataataatgtCTTGTTAACAGAAGTATTTTGAGGTcttattataatgtatataaagtaccCAGGGTGTAGAACATAAGAGCCCTAATACATTTAtggggatttatttattcattcatcaaacatttaggTATGAGGCACTGCATTCATACCCAGATCATGGCTGAAAGCAGAAAAGGGTGAGCCACGGAGAGGGTTAGGCCTCTGGGAttacagatgctttttttttttaatatgtactttattttacaaattttctaTAAGTGTGTCATCAGGgagaattttttaagaaaaaatttgaatTATGGTAAAGATTCATGGACACACATTAGTTCTCTTAgtattaaatttgtaaatatatatccacaatgtcattttaaatctgttttgttttccgAGACCTACCAATGACATGAGATATCCAATGAAGTCAGAAAAAATACATGGCTTAGGATGGAGACCCAAAGTGCCttggaaagaaggaataaagaaaacaagtatGTTCTGCATTGATTCTTTTGGTGCGGGGGGAGAGGAGattcagaaaaatttaaaggGAACATAATTTACTTTTAGAACACTATAAATTCAGTAGAATGTCGTGATGCATCATTTTCACTTTTCAAGTTATTACATCTCATATATTTCCAGCAACAGTAACATATCTCCTAAGCATCTTGAATTTCACACCCAGACTTCTGCTTAGGCTTCCTGTGTCTTATCAGCATTTGTCAGAAACCTAGTTCATTGATCCTTAGGTgcaaatttttcacttttttcacaTCCTTTAAAGGTGTGAGTTTTAATGTCACAAGTGTCTTATTATTAttccatcttcctttctttcttggtaATATGTAAAATAACGGTCCATTTTGAGGTCAGTGGCATCTTAGATTTGATGAGATATCGACAGTTGCAATCTTTGAGTGTCTTAAGTCTTTTTatattgaaacaaacaaaatttagTATGTGCAGAAATAGCCATTAAAATGAGCATATATAAAATCTGTATATATGttaaagttttgtttaaaaatgtatttatgagaAAAGATAAACTCACATGTAGAAAAGTGTTCATTTAGAGCTTGACACAAAGTAGatgtgttgaatttttaaaagccaattcaaagataatttatcattttttaactaaaaaaacaCTTTACTGGTAGTATAGCCACATAAACTAATTTTACATATTACCAGAAGGAAGATCACACCATCTCATTATGCCTGTAATGTAGTATTGCTGCATTTACATGAGCAaaacattgcatttttttctgtaactttaaAACCAGTGCAAATGACTTATCTCTTTCCCTGAATTTCTTAGAATGTCTTAAACACTTACACCAGCAAATTCAGCACTGAAGGACttttgaagttaaaaagaaaacaataattgatttttaaatctaaGTTTTCGGGTATTAAAACATCTTGTGATCAATGACATTGGTTAGTCCAGAatcaaattgttttcttcatgAGGCATCCCTTTGGCAAGACTGATTCTTACTTAAATTAAGAATCTAAGTAAAATTAGCTGAGTAGCTGATGGGCAGGATTTTTCTTACTTAGCAAGAACCCAGTAAATATTGGTTAACTGGtgtttagtgttttattttttattttcgtcttttgtttttttcctaccagTTGACTGGTACAGAGAGAATTTTCACAATTGGaagaatgcagaaaaagcattagaaCCCTTTCCAGTACAACCACCGTTTGTGTAGAAAGGACAGTTTTCAGAGAAATTATCCTACCTCAACAAGTGATATGAAATCAAGTGACCAGATGAAGTGTCCTCTTCAGATGGAATTAGATTTGTGACTTTTGCATAAAATTCAAATGCAA
Above is a window of Neomonachus schauinslandi chromosome 3, ASM220157v2, whole genome shotgun sequence DNA encoding:
- the TGDS gene encoding dTDP-D-glucose 4,6-dehydratase is translated as MSAAVRTEPLGPPSSFAKRLLVTGGAGFIASHVIVSLVEDYPNYMIINLDKLDYCASLKNLETISNKQNYKFIQGDICNSHFVKLLFETEKIDIVLHFAAQTHVDLSFVRAFEFTYVNVYGTHVLVSAAHEARVEKFIYMSTDEVYGGSLDKEFDESSPKQPTNPYASSKAAAECFVQSYWERYKFPAVITRSSNVYGPHQYPEKVIPKFISLLQHNRKCCIHGSGLQTRNFLYATDVVEAFLTVLKKGKPGEIYNIGTNFEMSVLQLAKELIQLIKDTSSESEMENWVDYVNDRPTNDMRYPMKSEKIHGLGWRPKVPWKEGIKKTIDWYRENFHNWKNAEKALEPFPVQPPFV